Part of the Mesotoga infera genome is shown below.
TTTCCTGGAAAGTGAGCACGAAAGTCTCTCCAACAAAAACACTGACTTGCTCTGTGACAAGAACGCTCTCATCCTTTCGCAACATAGACAGGCAGAGAAAAGTACAGTTGTCATATTCGTCGACCTTAGGGATCTGAGGAATATTCGTTACATCTTCAAGAGCCAAAGGATGGAGAGAAAAGATGTCACCAAGCTTTCGAATTAGCGTTTCGTCTCCTAATCCTTGAACGTCAACCCAATGAACCTTTCCTCTCTCGAAAACTATTGACTTCAGTTCGTCCAGATTCTCAAGGATTTCTTCCCTAAGATAATTTCCGTCGAATTCGATAAGCCTGATCAAAGGAAAGGGTGCCTCTTCGTCAATATCTAGACTTCCAGGTACTGAACCAAGCGGTGGCTTCCTCTTTCTGAATAGACCCTTCTGATTCATCCGCACACCTCCACTGTAGAAGAAACAACTGAACAAGGAATTGGCTGTACTGTCTCTTTGATTCTAGCACCGAGTTTTCTCAAAAAAAGACTACTAGATAACTTCGTATCGTTAAGAAAGAGGCTGTCAGAGAGTTTTGCGATTTGCATCTTGAGGAGTATATTTGGATCGTACCAAAGAAATCAGGGGGCTTGAGGGAGACAACATGAGAATGGTCTTCGTTCTGTTCATTGCCGTTTTATTTGTTTCAACACTCTTTTCTTCTATCGAAACGGTGAGAAATGAGGAGTATCTGGCTTCTCAGAAAAAAATCAAAGGAAGCTTTTGCTGTTCCATCTATTGTTATTGCGAGGAAGCAAAAGAGATAATCTTGAGTCACTTTCCACATCTGGCGTCCGATTCCGATGATGAAATCTGTGCGATCATTGAGGAGAGAGACATCCAGAGGAGGTTCGGCGGCAACTCGTGGAAGCTTTCCAGCCAACTTGAAGACAACCTTTTCTACAGAGATCTTGAATTTGTCAGCCAAGAAAAGTCGTGGACCGCGTGGTTCGATGGAACTGTCAGATTCATACTTTCCGAGTACTATGAAACGCCCCTGGGATTCGCTGTCTTCAAGGCTGGATTGTACCCGTATTTCGACATTAGAAGTTTCTTGGTTGAACTCCAGGTCGAGGATGAAGAACGTGCACCTCCCGACAGTGGTTACCTAAGGATCTGGCTGCTTCTTCCGCCGCATAGCTTAATCCAGGATTACATTGCAGTTTTGAAGGTATTCCCGCCCGAAACACTGGCTAGTTTTCCCAGAATCGACTGGAATATTGGATGCGCTCTTTTCGAATTTGATCTTGCTTCTATAATAGGGAATTTGGAAATAACAATAGTATTCTCTTTCAGACAGCATTTAAGCATTGATACTGCGTCTGTCAAAGAATATGATACTGAAAGTGTTATTTTCGGAGAATATACAGCATCTTTCACAAATATCTCTTTCGACGAGAATTTTGCAAGTCCTGCAAAGTCTATTATGGAAAGAGTAGCAAATCCTCACATACAGGCGAAGGAACTCTATTACTACGTCGTAGAAAATGTCAGCTACAGTTTCATGGCACATTCGGCAATTGAAGCAGACGGCATTCCGGAAAGCCTCTGCGCTTATGAGCATCACTTTGGTAATTGCGTAATGCAGTCAATGCTCTTTGCGACATTGTGCAGATCTATAGGTGTCAAGGCAAGAATACCTGGCGGGTTTCAGCTTTTCTTGGGTCAGCCGGGATCACACCTCTGGGGCGAGTTTTCCCTGCCAAAATACGGTTGGGTTTTCGGCAACACTTTGGCCGGACAGCTCGCGAACTACGTTTTGAATGTGACCGATGATGTGCGGAGAGCATTCATTGACTTCTATTTTGGGAATAAAGAACCTCTGAGGATGATTGTCCGGAATTCAGTAGATTTGGAACCTGAAGGAGGAGCTATTGATATCCAATTCCTTAGCCTTGCCACGCCATTGCCATTTGCTGATCGTAAAATCGGAAGTGAAGATCTTTATGTTTCTTTTGCTGTTCCGGAAGTATCTTCAATTAACACAACTCTGATTCGTTAGGAATGTGAGAGTCTAAAGTATCCCAAAATCCAGAGAAGTTAAGAATCTCGATCTGCCTTCCAACTGAAGAGAGGTGAGTTAGTATGAAAGCTTCAAAGGTATGTTTACTCTTTATCTTCGTAATCGTTGTTGGTGCTTCCTTTGCATGTACGACACTTATAGTAACTAAGGGTGCAAGTGCTGATGGATCAATGATTGTTGCTCATTCAGACGACAACGATCTAGCCGATCAGAGAATAGTCTATGTCCCTGCCCAAGATCACGAACCCGGGTCATTTAGGCCGGTTTATTGTACGGCAGTCGCGATAGGCGAATTCCCTCAGTATAACAGCTTTATTTATCCAAGGATTGTGTCGGGCAGAGCTCATGCTTACGATACATCTGGCTATCCGGCTTCAATTCCTATAGGAATGATTCCCCAAGCAGCGCACACATATGCCTATTTCGACGGTTCATACGGGATAATGAACGAGCACCAACTGATGTTTGGCGAGTGCACAAATGGAGCAAAGATCCAGATCGGTCCTGAACCAGGCAGAAGGATCTTCTACTCCTCTGAACTATCTAGAGTCGCTCTTGAACGATGCAAAACTGCTCGCGAAGCTGTTGAACTGATAGGATTCTTAATTGAAGAATACGGATACTACGGTACAGGTGAAACACTGCCCGTTGCTGATCCAAACGAAGCGTGGATAATTGAGATGGCTCCTTCTCCTGAAGGAACAGGAGGATTATGGGTTGCAAAAAAGGTTCCCGACGGGGAAGTCTTCGTCGCCGCAAACCAATTCCGAATAAGGGAAATAGATCCCGAAGACTCTGATTTCCTTTTCGGAAAGACTCTTCACGAAGTTGCAGAGAGATACGGATGGTGGAATCCCGAAGATGGTCTTCTTGACTGGCTGCAAACTGTGAGTCTTGGAGAATACAATCACCCTTACTACTCTTTGAGGAGAGTATGGCGTCTCTTCTCCTTAATCTCTCCAAGCCTAAACCTTTCTCCCTGGGTAGAAGACGGTTTCACAAGAGAATATCCATTCTCGATAAAACCGGACAGAAGACTCTCAGCAAATGACGTGATGAACTTATATCGAGACCACTATGAAGGAACGGAGTTCGACCTAACAAAGGGGATTGCAGCCGGCCCATTTGGTTACCCAGACAGGTTTTACGGTCCCTACGACGGACAGGGTGATGTGGGCGATCCTACTCGTCAACTTGAAGGT
Proteins encoded:
- a CDS encoding transglutaminase domain-containing protein; the protein is MDRTKEIRGLEGDNMRMVFVLFIAVLFVSTLFSSIETVRNEEYLASQKKIKGSFCCSIYCYCEEAKEIILSHFPHLASDSDDEICAIIEERDIQRRFGGNSWKLSSQLEDNLFYRDLEFVSQEKSWTAWFDGTVRFILSEYYETPLGFAVFKAGLYPYFDIRSFLVELQVEDEERAPPDSGYLRIWLLLPPHSLIQDYIAVLKVFPPETLASFPRIDWNIGCALFEFDLASIIGNLEITIVFSFRQHLSIDTASVKEYDTESVIFGEYTASFTNISFDENFASPAKSIMERVANPHIQAKELYYYVVENVSYSFMAHSAIEADGIPESLCAYEHHFGNCVMQSMLFATLCRSIGVKARIPGGFQLFLGQPGSHLWGEFSLPKYGWVFGNTLAGQLANYVLNVTDDVRRAFIDFYFGNKEPLRMIVRNSVDLEPEGGAIDIQFLSLATPLPFADRKIGSEDLYVSFAVPEVSSINTTLIR
- a CDS encoding dipeptidase, whose translation is MKASKVCLLFIFVIVVGASFACTTLIVTKGASADGSMIVAHSDDNDLADQRIVYVPAQDHEPGSFRPVYCTAVAIGEFPQYNSFIYPRIVSGRAHAYDTSGYPASIPIGMIPQAAHTYAYFDGSYGIMNEHQLMFGECTNGAKIQIGPEPGRRIFYSSELSRVALERCKTAREAVELIGFLIEEYGYYGTGETLPVADPNEAWIIEMAPSPEGTGGLWVAKKVPDGEVFVAANQFRIREIDPEDSDFLFGKTLHEVAERYGWWNPEDGLLDWLQTVSLGEYNHPYYSLRRVWRLFSLISPSLNLSPWVEDGFTREYPFSIKPDRRLSANDVMNLYRDHYEGTEFDLTKGIAAGPFGYPDRFYGPYDGQGDVGDPTRQLEGAWERPVSVTYCGYTFVCQGREWLPNPIGGIMWLGLDKPADTCFIPFYSGVSNLPDSIQVCDTSRFSRDSAWWAFNFVSNWAALKYSYMHEEIKLMQQKYEAFSLSRLPEIEASVAAILPTKPGEAADYLARFCSRNSQEIVRAWWEFSEYLIVKYNDGFISEKGNMAQPTGYPKEWLDKTDWSEGPTSYEKE